The following proteins are co-located in the Polymorphospora rubra genome:
- a CDS encoding acyl carrier protein: protein MTAPSPLHQRLAELVNEATGGSVPVAEALAGDVPLVALGLDSLGLLRLIDAIETEYGVEIDLQGNTGSLDEIAAHLAERVSATAPTARLT, encoded by the coding sequence ATGACCGCGCCCAGCCCCCTGCACCAGCGGCTCGCCGAACTCGTCAACGAGGCGACCGGCGGCTCGGTTCCGGTCGCCGAGGCGCTGGCCGGCGACGTTCCGCTGGTCGCGCTCGGTCTGGACTCACTCGGACTGCTGCGGCTGATCGATGCGATCGAAACCGAGTACGGCGTCGAGATCGATCTCCAGGGCAACACCGGCAGCCTCGACGAGATCGCCGCCCACCTGGCCGAACGGGTTTCCGCGACCGCTCCGACGGCCCGGCTAACGTAG
- a CDS encoding FHA domain-containing protein encodes MMSPDREHPLLDVTSTFDLRSFAEFRETRSRDSATGGIAASLPPGAALLAIHQGPNAGARFLLDTDLTTSGRHPDSDIFLDDVTVSRRHGEFHRNGDTFTVRDAGSLNGTYVNRERVESATLNDGDEVQIGKFRMTFIAAQRRPHHDA; translated from the coding sequence CTGATGAGTCCTGACAGGGAGCATCCGCTGCTCGACGTCACGTCGACGTTCGATCTGCGATCGTTCGCCGAGTTTCGTGAGACGCGGAGCCGGGATTCCGCAACGGGTGGGATCGCGGCATCGCTACCGCCCGGCGCGGCGCTCCTGGCCATCCACCAGGGTCCGAACGCGGGCGCCCGGTTCCTGCTCGACACGGACCTGACGACGAGCGGCCGGCACCCGGACAGCGACATCTTCCTCGACGACGTGACCGTGTCCCGGCGGCACGGCGAGTTCCACCGCAACGGTGACACCTTCACCGTGCGGGACGCGGGCAGCCTCAACGGCACCTACGTCAACCGTGAGCGGGTCGAATCGGCCACCCTCAACGACGGCGACGAGGTGCAGATCGGAAAGTTCCGGATGACCTTCATCGCCGCGCAGCGCCGCCCGCACCACGACGCCTGA